In Carya illinoinensis cultivar Pawnee chromosome 9, C.illinoinensisPawnee_v1, whole genome shotgun sequence, the following are encoded in one genomic region:
- the LOC122276145 gene encoding uncharacterized protein LOC122276145 isoform X3, giving the protein MLHFSYVKNIHPGLPLFLFNYSDRKLHGIFEAASSGQMNINPCGWTTDGSERTKYPAQVQIRIRMHYQPLLENQFKPIIIENYYTHTHFWFELDCAQTNRLMSLFASLADAPSSCLPHNSAKRRTIFRPLPGNNAGEEGEGLNPLALEIKHSNPLSHKSDSTDVASSFDVDSQILEAQLDAELAEQDEIKVILTKLKELALCHEHQDLPVLGYMEDVAFMNGIQLEDKGFQGKPTGVEENKEDNPHSSFGVQEKNEENPHPSSFVEEKKEGNPHSSSECQSTITQLIREVQELKAFNAGQTQKFAVLEQKLMVAEMEIQCLKDHCAILEPLSNPSVAFVNGTIIDGLDEVHLDPNESIFLIGGYDGESWLAAVNLYDPSQDVIKSLRPMNSVRSFSSAAQLKGELYVFGGGNGNVWYDTVESYSPANDQWTLHTPLNQEKGSLAGATIDNKIFAIGGGNGTKSFSDVEMLDLDVGRWISTRSMLQRRFALAAVELSGVLYATGGFDGKNYLESAERFDPREHSWTKIASMNTKRSSHSLVVFNEKLYALGGYDGTTMVPSIEIFDPRHGSWMCGEPMKNPRGYSAAGVIKDSIYVIGGIKGCGNVVETVETYKDGQGWQEAHTRAVGKRCFTSAIVFSPDTAGR; this is encoded by the exons ATGCTGCATTTTTCATATGTCAAGAATATTCATCCTGGCTTGCCACTGTTCCTATTCAACTACAGTGACAGAAAACTTCATGGAATCTTTGAGGCTGCTAGCTCTGGCCAAATGAATATTAACCCTTGTGGCTGGACCACTGATGGTTCAGAGAGAACAAAATATCCTGCACAG GTTCAGATACGTATCCGCATGCATTACCAACCGCTGCTTGAAAATCAGTTTAAACCAATAATTATTGAGAACTACTACACTCATACCCATTTCTGGTTTGAGCTAGACTGTGCTCAAACAAATAGGCTCATGTCCTTATTTGCATCTCTAGCGGATGCTCCAAGTTCTTGTTTGCCACATAATTCTGCAAAGCGGAGAACTATTTTTCGACCTCTTCCCGGGAACAATGCAGGAGAGGAAGGTGAAGGGTTGAATCCACTTGCTTTGGAAATCAAGCATTCTAATCCTTTGAGTCACAAGTCAGATTCTACAGATGTTGCTTCTTCATTTGACGTAGACAGCCAGATATTGGAAGCTCAATTAGATGCAGAGTTAGCCGaacaagatgagataaaagttatatTGACTAAACTGAAAGAATTGGCTCTCTGCCATGAACATCAAGACTTGCCTGTGTTGGGTTATATGGAAGATGTTGCCTTCATGAATGGTATTCAATTGGAAGACAAAGGCTTTCAGGGGAAGCCAACAGGTGTAGAAGAGAATAAAGAGGATAATCCCCATTCGTCATTTGGTGTGCAggagaaaaatgaagagaacCCACATCCATCGTCTTTTgtagaagagaagaaagaagggaaTCCTCATTCATCATCCGAGTGTCAGTCCACCATAACCCAG TTAATTCGAGAGGTGCAAGAGCTAAAGGCTTTTAACGCTGGACAAACTCAGAAATTTGCCGTTTTGGAGCAGAAGCTG ATGGTGGCAGAAATGGAAATTCAGTGTTTGAAAGATCATTGTGCGATTTTGGAACCTTTGTCCAATCCTTCTGTGGCATTTGTTAATGGGACGATTATTGATGGACTTGATGAGGTCCATCTCGATCCTAATGAGTCAATATTTCTAATAGGAGGATATGATGGTGAATCATGGTTGGCAGCAGTGAATTTATATGATCCTTctcaggatgtgataaaatctCTTAGGCCGATGAACTCTGTCAGATCATTCTCTTCAGCTGCACAACTGAAGGGTGAGCTTTACGTATTTGGAGGAGGAAATGGAAATGTGTGGTATGACACAG TGGAGTCATACAGCCCAGCTAATGATCAATGGACCCTGCACACTCCACTGAATCAGGAAAAGGGTAGTTTAGCTGGAGCTACTATAGATAACAAAATATTTGCCATTGGTGGGGGGAATGGCACCAAAAGCTTTTCAGATGTTGAGATGCTTGATTTAGATGTTGGAAGATGGATCTCGACACGCTCAATGCTACAAAGG cGGTTTGCTCTTGCTGCAGTGGAACTGAGTGGTGTGCTTTATGCAACTGGTGGATTTGATGGGAAAAATTACTTGGA GTCTGCTGAGAGATTTGACCCCAGAGAACATTCTTGGACAAAAATTGCAAGTATGAATACAAAGAGAAGCTCCCATTCCCTGGTTGTTTTCAATGAAAAATT ATATGCTCTGGGAGGATATGATGGAACTACAATGGTTCCAAGCATTGAAATTTTCGATCCACGTCACGGTTCGTGGATGTGTGGTGAACCAATGAAAAACCCTAGAGGATATTCTGCTGCTGGTGTTATCAAGGATTCTATCTACGTAATTGGAGGGATTAAAGGTTGCGGAAACGTTGTTGAAACG GTTGAAACCTATAAGGATGGTCAAGGTTGGCAAGAAGCCCACACAAGGGCCGTTGGGAAAAGGTGCTTCACGTCAGCCATTGTGTTCAGTCCTGACACGGCTGGACGTTAA
- the LOC122277680 gene encoding uncharacterized protein LOC122277680: protein MKVEESFIVQFILNSLPPQYGPFQMHYNSIKDKWNVNELASMVVQEEVRLKQQGHYSANFVTKEAGKKKHHYSKKKRIGPPREKEPGNVNQVQHRSTKCYWCGKNGHMKSECQKRKAWFEKKGIPYKPNTKPQ, encoded by the exons ATGAAGGTAGAGGAGTCCTTTATTGTTCAGTTTATTCTGAACTCATTGCCACCTCAGTATGGTCCATTCCAGatgcattataattctattaagGATAAATGGAATGTGAATGAGCTGGCAAGTATGGTAGTTCAGGAGGAAGTAAGACTGAAACAACAAGGGCATTACTCTGCTAATTTTGTGACCAAAGAAGCTGGAAAGAAAAAGCACCATTATAGTAAAAAGAAACGAATTGGACCACCAAGAGAAAAGGAGCCTGGAAATGTTAATCAGGTTCAACATCGTAGTACCAAATGCTACTGGTGTGGGAAAAATGGACACATGAAATCTGAGTGTCAGAAACGTAAGGCTTGGTTTGAAAAGAAGG GGATACCTTACAAGCCAAACACCAAGCCCCAGTGA
- the LOC122276145 gene encoding uncharacterized protein LOC122276145 isoform X1, producing the protein MVAGRKTQAPIVNKSVPSSPNLATGSSVRRNLGKSHLGGVIFGCKNNTIKECLSGQLFGLPMLHFSYVKNIHPGLPLFLFNYSDRKLHGIFEAASSGQMNINPCGWTTDGSERTKYPAQVQIRIRMHYQPLLENQFKPIIIENYYTHTHFWFELDCAQTNRLMSLFASLADAPSSCLPHNSAKRRTIFRPLPGNNAGEEGEGLNPLALEIKHSNPLSHKSDSTDVASSFDVDSQILEAQLDAELAEQDEIKVILTKLKELALCHEHQDLPVLGYMEDVAFMNGIQLEDKGFQGKPTGVEENKEDNPHSSFGVQEKNEENPHPSSFVEEKKEGNPHSSSECQSTITQLIREVQELKAFNAGQTQKFAVLEQKLMVAEMEIQCLKDHCAILEPLSNPSVAFVNGTIIDGLDEVHLDPNESIFLIGGYDGESWLAAVNLYDPSQDVIKSLRPMNSVRSFSSAAQLKGELYVFGGGNGNVWYDTVESYSPANDQWTLHTPLNQEKGSLAGATIDNKIFAIGGGNGTKSFSDVEMLDLDVGRWISTRSMLQRRFALAAVELSGVLYATGGFDGKNYLESAERFDPREHSWTKIASMNTKRSSHSLVVFNEKLYALGGYDGTTMVPSIEIFDPRHGSWMCGEPMKNPRGYSAAGVIKDSIYVIGGIKGCGNVVETVETYKDGQGWQEAHTRAVGKRCFTSAIVFSPDTAGR; encoded by the exons ATGGTTGCAGGGAGGAAAACTCAGGCGCCTATTGTTAACAAAAGTGTACCTTCATCACCAAATTTGGCGACTGGTTCTTCAGTCAGAAGAAATTTGGGGAAGAGTCACCTTGGCGGGGTCATATTTGGTTGCAAGAACAATACCATAAAGGAATGTCTCTCTGGGCAACTCTTTG GCTTACCAATGCTGCATTTTTCATATGTCAAGAATATTCATCCTGGCTTGCCACTGTTCCTATTCAACTACAGTGACAGAAAACTTCATGGAATCTTTGAGGCTGCTAGCTCTGGCCAAATGAATATTAACCCTTGTGGCTGGACCACTGATGGTTCAGAGAGAACAAAATATCCTGCACAG GTTCAGATACGTATCCGCATGCATTACCAACCGCTGCTTGAAAATCAGTTTAAACCAATAATTATTGAGAACTACTACACTCATACCCATTTCTGGTTTGAGCTAGACTGTGCTCAAACAAATAGGCTCATGTCCTTATTTGCATCTCTAGCGGATGCTCCAAGTTCTTGTTTGCCACATAATTCTGCAAAGCGGAGAACTATTTTTCGACCTCTTCCCGGGAACAATGCAGGAGAGGAAGGTGAAGGGTTGAATCCACTTGCTTTGGAAATCAAGCATTCTAATCCTTTGAGTCACAAGTCAGATTCTACAGATGTTGCTTCTTCATTTGACGTAGACAGCCAGATATTGGAAGCTCAATTAGATGCAGAGTTAGCCGaacaagatgagataaaagttatatTGACTAAACTGAAAGAATTGGCTCTCTGCCATGAACATCAAGACTTGCCTGTGTTGGGTTATATGGAAGATGTTGCCTTCATGAATGGTATTCAATTGGAAGACAAAGGCTTTCAGGGGAAGCCAACAGGTGTAGAAGAGAATAAAGAGGATAATCCCCATTCGTCATTTGGTGTGCAggagaaaaatgaagagaacCCACATCCATCGTCTTTTgtagaagagaagaaagaagggaaTCCTCATTCATCATCCGAGTGTCAGTCCACCATAACCCAG TTAATTCGAGAGGTGCAAGAGCTAAAGGCTTTTAACGCTGGACAAACTCAGAAATTTGCCGTTTTGGAGCAGAAGCTG ATGGTGGCAGAAATGGAAATTCAGTGTTTGAAAGATCATTGTGCGATTTTGGAACCTTTGTCCAATCCTTCTGTGGCATTTGTTAATGGGACGATTATTGATGGACTTGATGAGGTCCATCTCGATCCTAATGAGTCAATATTTCTAATAGGAGGATATGATGGTGAATCATGGTTGGCAGCAGTGAATTTATATGATCCTTctcaggatgtgataaaatctCTTAGGCCGATGAACTCTGTCAGATCATTCTCTTCAGCTGCACAACTGAAGGGTGAGCTTTACGTATTTGGAGGAGGAAATGGAAATGTGTGGTATGACACAG TGGAGTCATACAGCCCAGCTAATGATCAATGGACCCTGCACACTCCACTGAATCAGGAAAAGGGTAGTTTAGCTGGAGCTACTATAGATAACAAAATATTTGCCATTGGTGGGGGGAATGGCACCAAAAGCTTTTCAGATGTTGAGATGCTTGATTTAGATGTTGGAAGATGGATCTCGACACGCTCAATGCTACAAAGG cGGTTTGCTCTTGCTGCAGTGGAACTGAGTGGTGTGCTTTATGCAACTGGTGGATTTGATGGGAAAAATTACTTGGA GTCTGCTGAGAGATTTGACCCCAGAGAACATTCTTGGACAAAAATTGCAAGTATGAATACAAAGAGAAGCTCCCATTCCCTGGTTGTTTTCAATGAAAAATT ATATGCTCTGGGAGGATATGATGGAACTACAATGGTTCCAAGCATTGAAATTTTCGATCCACGTCACGGTTCGTGGATGTGTGGTGAACCAATGAAAAACCCTAGAGGATATTCTGCTGCTGGTGTTATCAAGGATTCTATCTACGTAATTGGAGGGATTAAAGGTTGCGGAAACGTTGTTGAAACG GTTGAAACCTATAAGGATGGTCAAGGTTGGCAAGAAGCCCACACAAGGGCCGTTGGGAAAAGGTGCTTCACGTCAGCCATTGTGTTCAGTCCTGACACGGCTGGACGTTAA
- the LOC122275121 gene encoding macrophage migration inhibitory factor homolog, protein MPCLYISTNVSLDGVDTNPIFSEVTKAISNIIGKPENYVMVILKGSLEISFEGNKEPAAYGEIVSMGGINSEVKKKLIATIGTILQSKLCIPRTRFFLKVYDTTAGRNYSKI, encoded by the exons aTGCCTTGTCTTTACATCTCCACCAACGTGAGCCTCGATGGAGTTGACACCAATCCCATCTTTTCTGAAGTCACCAAAGCCATCTCTAACATCATCGGTAAACCTGAAAAT TATGTGATGGTGATATTAAAAGGATCGTTGGAGATATCCTTTGAGGGGAACAAAGAACCAGCTGCATATGGTGAGATAGTGTCAATGGGTGGCATCAATTCAGAAGTGAAGAAGAAACTGATTGCCACCATTGGCACAATTTTACAGTCCAAGCTGTGTATTCCCAGGACCCGATTCTTCCTCAAAGTCTACGACACAACTGCTGGGCGCAATTATTCCAAAATATGA
- the LOC122276144 gene encoding protein SIEL: protein MDRDLPNSSCEQSIRSSSENPAEDSLSPETLASLRSLVITPSTPDTTISSIFQTLTRSLQLSRDPLVLHHTLKLLSDLASYRPSLSSSVSELVRSHALLSSDSTRLAAESLDVLASIAEREGTPVDLDDRSFVSLCFGPSVSVRSWLLRNAERFRIGPHVLLTTFLGFTRDPYPYVRKTALDGLVGLSKPSVVEDLDMIQACYCRAVELLLDTEDYVRSAAVRAVSAWGLMLVAFNLKTKLYWSDNLFVKLCSMGRDMSMEVRVEAFDALGKIEIVSVDILLQTLSKRVLGTTKEMGSFGQCPAAEVERSASSVAGVLVHGLEDEFYEVRKSTCHSLRTLTIISAEFSEKALNLLMDVLNDDSMFVRLQALETMLHMATYGLLKVQGTHMHMFLGSLMDGNMSISSATRKILKLVKLPNLETFKLSVDGLIDNLERHPQDEADIFSVLFHIGRNHGKYGVSIINEVFEEMEPPSEGKLGFDTARVAALLVLAISAPLSHGQHACNIPPIIFSYAVTLLGRISVALTDVMNQDTLLAYLSQCSRSTRFSAMEFNLREDKPHLPAVTIASLSHSSNEINSTVGSPFQQGEDGAANLQYQAIREPMEVASLHFGYPLEVQDEVIRSMNLILAKVKDIWPLIQSGFTNEVLRVLRSFKEELATFASGSLRFVGDVAFALQYLQVVKQLAKVWEHFLPARKLCSGMGELDIALGKLETSLREMRSRFTGLSLKQELQILELLLLTFTLRLSKVESCCQVASLKKLSTTASHVESILKLGSIEPSNFMSEVSKLSYLTRTSSFGAPCDPFLFKELLKYFSLEQFVVFGTIGHIKAELVVPDNDAENHLPFVPRLPVGIPCEITLHNICSENKVWVRMTMDDESTQFVFLDLDHFGSSDEVRKFTYVVPFYRIPSALSFILRICIGMECSFEDVPSVKRYGGPDRELTYLCQEKEVHLSMVGEH from the exons ATGGATCGAGACTTGCCGAACTCCTCCTGCGAACAATCAATCAGAAGCTCCTCGGAAAACCCCGCCGAAGACTCTCTCTCCCCCGAAACCCTTGCGTCCCTCAGATCCCTCGTCATTACACCCTCCACTCCGGACACCACCATTTCCTCCATCTTCCAAACCCTCACCCGCTCTCTCCAACTCAGTCGCGACCCGCTCGTTCTACACCATACCCTAAAGCTCCTCTCCGACCTTGCCTCCTACCGCCCCAGCCTCTCTTCTTCGGTCTCCGAATTGGTCCGTTCCCACGCGCTTCTCTCCTCCGACTCGACCCGCCTCGCCGCCGAGTCTCTCGATGTTCTCGCCTCGATCGCCGAACGGGAGGGAACCCCAGTAGATCTCGATGACCGGTCATTCGTCTCTCTTTGCTTCGGTCCTTCCGTCTCGGTTCGGTCATGGCTTCTTAGAAATGCCGAGCGGTTCCGAATTGGCCCGCATGTGTTGCTCACTACGTTTTTAGGGTTTACTAGGGATCCTTACCCGTACGTGAGGAAAACCGCTCTGGACGGGCTCGTTGGTTTGAGCAAGCCCAGTGTTGTCGAGGATCTTGACATGATTCAGGCCTGTTATTGCCGTGCCGTTGAGCTTCTTCTCGACACGGAAGACTATGTAAGATCCGCTGCAGTTCGCGCG GTAAGTGCATGGGGTCTGATGCTTGTAGCATTCAACCTGAAGACAAAACTGTACTGGTCAGATAACTTATTTGTGAAG CTCTGTTCGATGGGAAGAGATATGAGCATGGAGGTACGAGTTGAAGCTTTTGACGCCCTTGGGAAGATAGAAATAGTGTCTGTGGATATTCTTTTACAAACCTTATCTAAGAGAGTCCTTGGGACAACAAAAGAAATGGGATCTTTTGGTCAGTGTCCTGCTGCAGAAGTTGAAAGATCGGCATCGAGTGTGGCTGGAGTTCTGGTGCATGGGCTGGAGGATGAATTCTATGAG GTTAGGAAGTCCACTTGTCATTCCTTGCGTACACTTACCATCATCTCTGCTGAGTTTTCTGAAAAAGCGTTAAACTTGTTAATGGATGTACTAAACGATGATTCAATGTTTGTCCGGTTACAAGCATTGGAAACTATGCTGCATATGGCGACCTACGGCCTTCTAAAGGTGCAAGGAACACACATGCACATG TTTCTGGGCTCTCTAATGGACGGTAATATGTCCATAAGCTCTGCTACAAGGAAAATACTTAAATTAGTGAAGCTGCCAAATCTTGAAACGTTTAAATTGTCTGTTGATGGCCTCATTGATAATTTGGAAAGACATCCACAG GATGAAGCTGACATATTCTCTGTATTGTTTCACATTGGTCGTAACCATGGGAAATATGGGGTGTCCATCATCAATGAGGTTTTTGAGGAG ATGGAGCCACCTTCTGAAGGCAAGTTGGGGTTTGATACTGCAAGAGTAGCTGCATTGCTGGTTCTGGCCATTTCAGCTCCGCTCTCTCATGGTCAGCATGCCTGCAATATTCCacctataatattttcttatgcaGTTACATTGCTCGGAAGGATCTCTGTTGCATTGACTGATGTTATGAATCAAGACACTCTTCTGGCTTACTTGTCTCAATGCAGTAGATCAACAAGATTCTCTGCCATGGAGTTTAACCTCAGAGAAGACAAGCCACACTTGCCTGCAGTTACTATTGCGAGCTTAAGTCACAGTAGCAATGAGATCAATAGTACTGTTGGGTCACCTTTTCAGCAAGGAGAAGATGGGGCTGCCAATCTTCAGTATCAGGCAATTAGGGAACCGATGGAAGTAGCATCTTTGCATTTCGGGTACCCCCTGGAGGTTCAGGAtgaagtaataaggtccatgaATCTTATTCTCGCGAAGGTCAAGGATATTTGGCCATTAATACAATCGGGATTTACGAATGAAGTACTAAGGGTTTTAAG GAGTTTCAAGGAAGAGTTGGCAACTTTCGCCTCTGGCTCACTTAGATTTGTTGGTGATGTAGCATTTGCATTGCAGTATCTCCAGGTAGTGAAACAGCTTGCCAAAGTATGGGAACACTTCCTGCCTGCAAGAAAGCTCTGTTCTGGAATGGGAGAATTGGACATTGCTTTGGGAAAACTAGAGACAAGTCTTAGAGAAATGAGGAGTAGGTTTACTGGCTTATCTTTGAAACAGGAGCTGCAAATCTTGGAGCTGCTACTTCTGACTTTTACACTCAGGTTATCTAAAGTCGAAAGCTGCTGCCAAGTTGCAAGTTTGAAAAAGCTTTCGACGACGGCATCACATGTAGAATCCATCCTGAAATTAGGATCTATTGAACCGTCCAATTTCATGAGTGAAGTTAGCAAATTGTCATACCTAACTAGAACCTCTAGTTTTGGAGCACCATGTGATCCATTTCTGTTCAAGGAATTGCTTAAATATTTCTCCCTTGAGcagtttgtggtttttggaacaATTGGTCATATTAAGGCAGAACTGGTTGTTCCTGATAATGATGCTGAAAATCATCTTCCTTTTGTTCCACGCCTACCTGTTGGTATACCGTGTGAGATTACTCTTCATAATATCTGTAGCGAGAATAAGGTGTGGGTGAGAATGACCATGGATGACGAATCAACTCAGTTTGTCTTTTTGGATTTGGACCACTTTGGAAGCAGTGATGAGGTCAGGAAATTTACATATGTTGTGCCCTTTTACAGAATCCCCAGTGCACTTTCTTTCATATTGAGAATCTGTATAGGTATGGAATGCTCATTTGAAGATGTTCCATCGGTCAAAAGATATGGTGGTCCTGACCGGGAGTTAACATATCTTTGCCAAGAAAAGGAAGTTCATCTCTCCATGGTTGGTGAACACTGA
- the LOC122276145 gene encoding uncharacterized protein LOC122276145 isoform X2 → MVAGRKTQAPIVNKSVPSSPNLATGSSVRRNLGKSHLGGVIFGCKNNTIKECLSGQLFGLPMLHFSYVKNIHPGLPLFLFNYSDRKLHGIFEAASSGQMNINPCGWTTDGSERTKYPAQVQIRIRMHYQPLLENQFKPIIIENYYTHTHFWFELDCAQTNRLMSLFASLADAPSSCLPHNSAKRRTIFRPLPGNNAGEEGEGLNPLALEIKHSNPLSHKSDSTDVASSFDVDSQILEAQLDAELAEQDEIKVILTKLKELALCHEHQDLPVLGYMEDVAFMNGIQLEDKGFQGKPTGVEENKEDNPHSSFGVQEKNEENPHPSSFVEEKKEGNPHSSSECQSTITQLIREVQELKAFNAGQTQKFAVLEQKLMVAEMEIQCLKDHCAILEPLSNPSVAFVNGTIIDGLDEVHLDPNESIFLIGGYDGESWLAAVNLYDPSQDVIKSLRPMNSVRSFSSAAQLKGELYVFGGGNGNVWYDTVESYSPANDQWTLHTPLNQEKGSLAGATIDNKIFAIGGGNGTKSFSDVEMLDLDVGRWISTRSMLQRRFALAAVELSGVLYATGGFDGKNYLESAERFDPREHSWTKIASMNTKRSSHSLVVFNEKLYALGGYDGTTMVPSIEIFDPRHGSWMCGEPMKNPRGYSAAGVIKDSIYVIGGIKGCGNVVETTG, encoded by the exons ATGGTTGCAGGGAGGAAAACTCAGGCGCCTATTGTTAACAAAAGTGTACCTTCATCACCAAATTTGGCGACTGGTTCTTCAGTCAGAAGAAATTTGGGGAAGAGTCACCTTGGCGGGGTCATATTTGGTTGCAAGAACAATACCATAAAGGAATGTCTCTCTGGGCAACTCTTTG GCTTACCAATGCTGCATTTTTCATATGTCAAGAATATTCATCCTGGCTTGCCACTGTTCCTATTCAACTACAGTGACAGAAAACTTCATGGAATCTTTGAGGCTGCTAGCTCTGGCCAAATGAATATTAACCCTTGTGGCTGGACCACTGATGGTTCAGAGAGAACAAAATATCCTGCACAG GTTCAGATACGTATCCGCATGCATTACCAACCGCTGCTTGAAAATCAGTTTAAACCAATAATTATTGAGAACTACTACACTCATACCCATTTCTGGTTTGAGCTAGACTGTGCTCAAACAAATAGGCTCATGTCCTTATTTGCATCTCTAGCGGATGCTCCAAGTTCTTGTTTGCCACATAATTCTGCAAAGCGGAGAACTATTTTTCGACCTCTTCCCGGGAACAATGCAGGAGAGGAAGGTGAAGGGTTGAATCCACTTGCTTTGGAAATCAAGCATTCTAATCCTTTGAGTCACAAGTCAGATTCTACAGATGTTGCTTCTTCATTTGACGTAGACAGCCAGATATTGGAAGCTCAATTAGATGCAGAGTTAGCCGaacaagatgagataaaagttatatTGACTAAACTGAAAGAATTGGCTCTCTGCCATGAACATCAAGACTTGCCTGTGTTGGGTTATATGGAAGATGTTGCCTTCATGAATGGTATTCAATTGGAAGACAAAGGCTTTCAGGGGAAGCCAACAGGTGTAGAAGAGAATAAAGAGGATAATCCCCATTCGTCATTTGGTGTGCAggagaaaaatgaagagaacCCACATCCATCGTCTTTTgtagaagagaagaaagaagggaaTCCTCATTCATCATCCGAGTGTCAGTCCACCATAACCCAG TTAATTCGAGAGGTGCAAGAGCTAAAGGCTTTTAACGCTGGACAAACTCAGAAATTTGCCGTTTTGGAGCAGAAGCTG ATGGTGGCAGAAATGGAAATTCAGTGTTTGAAAGATCATTGTGCGATTTTGGAACCTTTGTCCAATCCTTCTGTGGCATTTGTTAATGGGACGATTATTGATGGACTTGATGAGGTCCATCTCGATCCTAATGAGTCAATATTTCTAATAGGAGGATATGATGGTGAATCATGGTTGGCAGCAGTGAATTTATATGATCCTTctcaggatgtgataaaatctCTTAGGCCGATGAACTCTGTCAGATCATTCTCTTCAGCTGCACAACTGAAGGGTGAGCTTTACGTATTTGGAGGAGGAAATGGAAATGTGTGGTATGACACAG TGGAGTCATACAGCCCAGCTAATGATCAATGGACCCTGCACACTCCACTGAATCAGGAAAAGGGTAGTTTAGCTGGAGCTACTATAGATAACAAAATATTTGCCATTGGTGGGGGGAATGGCACCAAAAGCTTTTCAGATGTTGAGATGCTTGATTTAGATGTTGGAAGATGGATCTCGACACGCTCAATGCTACAAAGG cGGTTTGCTCTTGCTGCAGTGGAACTGAGTGGTGTGCTTTATGCAACTGGTGGATTTGATGGGAAAAATTACTTGGA GTCTGCTGAGAGATTTGACCCCAGAGAACATTCTTGGACAAAAATTGCAAGTATGAATACAAAGAGAAGCTCCCATTCCCTGGTTGTTTTCAATGAAAAATT ATATGCTCTGGGAGGATATGATGGAACTACAATGGTTCCAAGCATTGAAATTTTCGATCCACGTCACGGTTCGTGGATGTGTGGTGAACCAATGAAAAACCCTAGAGGATATTCTGCTGCTGGTGTTATCAAGGATTCTATCTACGTAATTGGAGGGATTAAAGGTTGCGGAAACGTTGTTGAAACG ACAGGTTGA